A part of Periophthalmus magnuspinnatus isolate fPerMag1 chromosome 19, fPerMag1.2.pri, whole genome shotgun sequence genomic DNA contains:
- the sost gene encoding sclerostin, protein MQVCAMVILVSSSVLLLLLQGCCAAAKDWKVLNNDATENLPEYRASANARTQQQQVMARASNSGSHNHTLNNRAKNGGRAANTISYSASELSCKELRSTRYITDGSCRSAKPIRELVCSGQCMPSHLLPNSITRGKWWRNNGSEYRCIPAHSRTKRVQLQCPNGNTRTYKIRVVTSCKCKRFRPHHNQSEAKEVPKTQRNRKHGRLSQDRSKNNTPLIDNMY, encoded by the exons ATGCAGGTGTGCGCCATGGTCATCCTCGTCTCCAGTTCGGTTCTGCTTCTGCTGCTCCAGGGATGCTGCGCTGCGGCGAAAGACTGGAAAGTATTGAACAACGACGCTACGGAGAACTTACCGGAGTACAGAGCCAGTGCCAATGCGCGGAcgcaacaacaacaagtgaTGGCGAGGGCGTCCAACAGCGGCAGCCACAACCACACTTTGAATAACAGGGCGAAGAACGGAGGAAGAGCCGCTAATACCATTTCATATA GTGCGTCTGAGCTGAGCTGCAAAGAGCTGCGTTCCACCCGCTACATCACAGACGGATCCTGTCGCAGCGCCAAACCCATCCGGGAGCTTGTGTGTTCGGGACAATGCATGCCCAGCCACCTCCTTCCCAACTCCATCACGAGGGGCAAGTGGTGGAGGAACAACGGCTCCGAATACCGCTGCATCCCGGCGCATTCCAGGACAAAGAGGGTTCAACTCCAGTGTCCCAACGGCAACACTCGGACTTACAAAATCCGCGTGGTGACGTCCTGCAAGTGCAAGCGCTTCAGGCCCCACCACAACCAATCAGAGGCCAAGGAGGTGCCCAAAACGCAGCGAAACAGGAAGCACGGTCGGTTGTCCCAGGATCGGAGCAAAAACAACACACCGCTCATAGACAACATGTACTGA